In one Fluviispira vulneris genomic region, the following are encoded:
- the tssB gene encoding type VI secretion system contractile sheath small subunit produces MSNNSIQHKLTKVRPPRVQITYDLQAEGNVKAKDIPFVVGVMANFSGHKNKKPQKLKNAQFLPIDKDCFNTTMQKVAPELTFKVENTIKKDGSSLNVKLKMNSMADFSPGKIAENHPELNKLLEIRKKLIDLQAKADSSETLEEVLNKLIQNPEALMKIAAPKKTDDDIVKN; encoded by the coding sequence ATGTCAAACAATAGTATTCAGCACAAATTAACAAAAGTAAGACCACCGCGTGTGCAAATCACTTATGATTTGCAAGCTGAAGGAAATGTAAAAGCAAAAGACATTCCATTTGTAGTTGGAGTTATGGCAAATTTTTCGGGTCATAAAAATAAAAAGCCGCAGAAACTTAAAAATGCACAATTTCTTCCAATCGATAAGGATTGCTTCAATACCACAATGCAAAAGGTCGCTCCAGAACTTACTTTCAAAGTTGAAAATACGATTAAAAAAGATGGGAGCAGCTTAAATGTTAAATTAAAAATGAACAGTATGGCAGATTTTAGTCCAGGAAAAATTGCAGAAAATCACCCTGAACTCAATAAATTATTAGAAATTAGAAAAAAGCTAATTGATCTCCAAGCAAAGGCTGATAGCAGTGAAACTCTTGAGGAAGTTCTCAATAAACTTATCCAGAATCCAGAAGCTCTCATGAAAATTGCAGCACCTAAAAAAACTGATGATGACATTGTGAAAAACTAA